A part of Amycolatopsis lurida genomic DNA contains:
- a CDS encoding SAM-dependent methyltransferase, which translates to MTSDEVRSVPRRPLPLDYSKPNLARMKDVLLGGHDYYEVDRRAVEDLLAVAPDAAAIAKEFRSWANRVVRFLAGARGIDQFLDLGSGLPTSENTHQAAQRYNPDALVVYVDHDPVVQAHGLALLEDLLVHVSGADLTDPEQTLADPVVAEHIEFDRPVAVILNSVLHHIEDLGEAQAVVRGYVDAIAPGSYVLITHDFTPGEGERGALARKLDDLMASTGHRTVHRGRGEIESLFDGLEILEPGVVHLHEWWPEGPRLAPLTELNHLSLGGVGIKP; encoded by the coding sequence ATGACTTCGGACGAGGTCCGGTCTGTGCCGAGGCGCCCGCTTCCCCTCGACTACAGCAAGCCCAACCTCGCCCGGATGAAGGACGTCCTTCTCGGCGGACACGATTATTACGAGGTCGACCGGCGGGCGGTCGAGGACCTGCTCGCCGTGGCCCCCGACGCCGCGGCCATCGCCAAGGAGTTCCGCTCCTGGGCGAACCGGGTGGTCCGGTTCCTCGCCGGAGCCCGCGGTATCGACCAGTTCCTCGACCTGGGGTCCGGCCTGCCCACCTCGGAGAACACGCATCAGGCGGCGCAGCGGTACAACCCGGACGCGCTGGTCGTGTACGTCGATCACGACCCGGTCGTCCAGGCGCACGGGCTGGCGTTGCTGGAGGACCTCCTCGTCCACGTGAGCGGCGCCGATCTGACCGACCCGGAGCAGACCCTCGCCGATCCGGTCGTCGCCGAGCACATCGAGTTCGACCGCCCGGTCGCGGTCATCCTGAACTCGGTGCTGCACCACATCGAAGACCTCGGTGAGGCGCAGGCCGTCGTCCGCGGCTACGTCGACGCGATCGCCCCCGGCTCCTACGTGCTGATCACCCACGACTTCACGCCGGGCGAGGGCGAACGCGGCGCGCTCGCCAGGAAGCTCGACGACCTCATGGCGAGCACCGGGCACCGCACCGTGCACCGCGGCCGCGGCGAGATCGAGTCGCTGTTCGACGGGCTGGAGATCCTCGAGCCCGGCGTCGTCCACCTGCACGAATGGTGGCCGGAAGGGCCGCGCCTCGCCCCGCTGACCGAGCTGAACCACCTGAGCCTCGGCGGTGTGGGGATCAAGCCTTAG
- a CDS encoding aldo/keto reductase — translation MTDIPTVELNNGVEMPQLGFGVFQVPDEETTAAVKAALDAGYRSIDTAAVYGNEAGVGKALAEAGIPRDELFITTKLWNSEQGYDATLKAFDASMAKLGLEKLDLYLIHWPTPERDLYRDTWKAFEKLYADGRVRAIGVSNFQPAHLERLLDAASVPPAVNQVEVHPYLQQAEVREFDAEHGIATEAWSPLAKGGDLLSEGAITALASKHGRTPAQIVLRWHLQLGNVVIPKSVTPSRIKENLDVFGFTLSEEDIASLSVLDRGERTGPDPDTFNVA, via the coding sequence GTGACCGACATTCCCACCGTCGAGCTCAACAACGGGGTGGAGATGCCGCAGCTCGGGTTCGGCGTCTTCCAGGTGCCGGACGAGGAGACCACCGCCGCGGTCAAGGCCGCGCTGGACGCGGGCTACCGCAGCATCGACACCGCCGCCGTCTACGGCAACGAAGCGGGCGTCGGCAAGGCGCTCGCCGAAGCCGGGATCCCCCGCGACGAGCTGTTCATCACCACCAAACTGTGGAACAGCGAACAGGGCTACGACGCCACGCTGAAGGCGTTCGACGCCAGCATGGCCAAGCTGGGCCTCGAGAAGCTGGACCTCTACCTCATCCACTGGCCGACGCCGGAGCGCGATCTCTACCGCGACACGTGGAAGGCGTTCGAAAAGCTCTACGCCGACGGCCGGGTGCGCGCGATCGGCGTGTCCAACTTCCAGCCCGCGCACCTCGAACGGCTTCTCGACGCCGCTTCGGTGCCACCGGCGGTCAACCAGGTCGAGGTACACCCGTACCTGCAGCAGGCCGAAGTACGCGAATTCGACGCGGAACACGGCATCGCGACCGAGGCGTGGAGCCCGCTGGCCAAGGGCGGCGACCTGCTCAGCGAGGGCGCGATCACCGCGCTGGCCTCGAAGCACGGCCGCACGCCGGCGCAGATCGTCCTGCGGTGGCACCTGCAGCTGGGCAACGTCGTCATCCCGAAGTCCGTGACCCCTTCGCGGATCAAGGAAAATCTCGACGTCTTCGGGTTCACGCTGTCGGAGGAGGACATCGCGTCGCTGTCCGTGCTGGACCGCGGTGAGCGGACCGGGCCGGATCCCGACACCTTCAACGTCGCCTAG
- a CDS encoding M48 family metallopeptidase: MQARGRAVLATLLLVAFPVVVVAVGVASVLAGLRIQGKIGTYVMLGGLAIMIALGFGLVSALRARRPPFEGPRLDREAHPALWAMIDDLAAQVKTRPPDEIVLIGEINAAVSEDARFLGLRPGRRTMLIGLPLLAALSVSELRAVLAHELGHYSGGHTRLLALTYRGTETLAFTVDRLDGGPARALLSAYSKLYLLVARSANRRQELQADEASVLAAGSRTAAAALRKVATLSPLWKDYSERYLSLGAAARRTPAVLLGFRSYLNHPVQRDWVAEYADDIIDGEELSKYDSHPPTKRRIAALAGVPDNPVKPDARPGWSLLGAPKIDVPEAELEVLVRDVGPRADWDEVVKRAGRASVAEGAKMLTSAGIESRLAPRGTIGEVVRVLRDGDADALAKPLRAPSREEGLALLTELFADTVTAAMIDNGVAAHRLNWGGGWELCLGDGEPFDVAELVGPAVRSPRAVDELVRNLQLLSVPAGYFCKQEPQPEPDPAEARMLGMFTALKAKRKLYDLIVCDTEVVLLPMARSVLIRRGLAGLIGARGVSDRKRIRKLRERGLDDLRAEPGARRIPFADVVAGGFPRRKLTAYLRLELSGGETLELAFTGNTEDFGTAHDELKALFGSLRA, encoded by the coding sequence ATGCAGGCCCGAGGACGCGCCGTCCTCGCGACACTTCTGCTCGTGGCGTTCCCAGTGGTGGTCGTCGCGGTGGGTGTCGCCAGTGTGCTGGCGGGCCTGCGGATCCAGGGCAAGATCGGCACCTACGTCATGCTCGGCGGACTCGCGATCATGATCGCGCTCGGCTTCGGGCTGGTGAGCGCGCTGCGGGCGCGGCGTCCCCCGTTCGAGGGGCCGCGGCTGGACCGCGAAGCGCATCCCGCGCTGTGGGCGATGATCGACGACCTCGCCGCCCAGGTGAAGACGCGACCGCCGGACGAGATCGTGCTGATCGGGGAGATCAACGCCGCGGTCAGCGAGGACGCCCGGTTCCTCGGTCTGCGGCCGGGCCGCCGCACGATGCTGATCGGGCTGCCGCTGCTGGCCGCGCTGAGCGTGAGCGAGCTGCGCGCGGTGCTCGCGCACGAACTCGGCCACTACAGCGGCGGCCACACCCGCCTGCTCGCGCTGACCTACCGCGGCACCGAGACGCTCGCCTTCACCGTCGACCGGCTGGACGGCGGCCCCGCCAGGGCCTTGCTCTCCGCGTACTCGAAGCTGTACCTCCTGGTCGCGCGGTCGGCGAACCGGCGGCAGGAACTGCAGGCCGACGAGGCGTCCGTGCTCGCGGCGGGCAGCCGGACGGCGGCCGCGGCGCTACGGAAGGTCGCGACGCTGAGCCCGCTGTGGAAGGACTACTCCGAGCGCTATCTCTCGCTCGGCGCGGCGGCGCGGCGCACTCCCGCCGTCCTGCTGGGGTTCCGGTCGTACCTCAACCACCCCGTCCAGCGCGACTGGGTGGCCGAGTACGCCGACGACATCATCGACGGCGAAGAGCTGTCGAAGTACGACAGCCATCCACCCACGAAGCGGCGGATCGCCGCGCTGGCGGGTGTGCCGGACAACCCGGTGAAGCCGGACGCGCGGCCGGGCTGGTCGCTCCTGGGCGCGCCGAAGATCGACGTGCCCGAAGCGGAGCTGGAGGTGCTGGTCCGCGACGTCGGGCCGCGCGCGGACTGGGACGAGGTCGTCAAACGCGCGGGCCGGGCGTCGGTGGCCGAGGGCGCGAAAATGCTGACCTCGGCCGGGATCGAGAGCAGGCTGGCGCCGCGCGGCACGATCGGCGAGGTCGTCCGGGTCCTGCGTGACGGAGACGCCGACGCGCTCGCCAAACCCCTTCGGGCGCCGTCCCGCGAGGAGGGTCTCGCACTGCTCACCGAGCTGTTCGCCGACACCGTCACCGCCGCGATGATCGACAACGGCGTCGCCGCGCACCGGCTGAACTGGGGCGGCGGCTGGGAACTGTGCCTCGGCGACGGCGAGCCGTTCGACGTCGCCGAACTGGTCGGCCCGGCGGTACGGAGCCCGCGCGCGGTCGACGAACTGGTCCGCAATCTGCAACTGCTGAGCGTGCCTGCCGGGTATTTCTGCAAGCAGGAACCGCAGCCCGAGCCGGATCCCGCCGAGGCCAGGATGCTCGGGATGTTCACCGCGCTCAAGGCCAAGCGGAAGCTCTACGACCTGATCGTCTGCGACACGGAAGTGGTGCTGCTGCCGATGGCGCGTTCGGTGCTGATCCGCCGCGGCCTCGCCGGCCTGATCGGGGCGCGCGGCGTGTCGGACCGCAAGCGGATCCGGAAGCTGCGCGAGCGCGGCCTCGACGATCTGCGCGCCGAACCGGGCGCCCGGCGGATCCCGTTCGCGGACGTCGTCGCGGGCGGTTTCCCCCGCCGGAAGCTCACCGCGTACCTGAGGCTGGAACTGTCCGGCGGCGAGACGCTGGAACTGGCCTTCACCGGCAACACCGAAGACTTCGGGACCGCTCACGACGAGCTGAAGGCGCTCTTCGGGTCGCTGAGGGCTTGA